In one Pseudodesulfovibrio tunisiensis genomic region, the following are encoded:
- a CDS encoding cation:proton antiporter family protein, with amino-acid sequence MDPIVITLAFGLGFLASRVDLPPLVGYLVAGLALHLLGFEPGPMIQTLSDMGVTLLLFTIGLKLKVRSLLRPEVWAGATLHMAFTVAIFGGALFALSTTGLTLLSSLDLRAALVLGFGLSFSSTVFAVKILEESKRSGSLNGRTAIGVLIVQDIVAVLFLTASTGKLPSLWAFALLAALPVARLVFLRLLDRMGHGELQVLFGFFLALAAGAAAFDAVGLKPDLGALIMGMLLAPHPRAGEMADSLLNIKDLLLVGFFLDIGLSGLPGASGWIMALALVLVVPLKAAGFLALFTRFRLKARTAFITSANLANYSEFGLIVCSLSASAGWIDREWLVIMAIALSLSFITAAPLNRNADRLFSGWRDTLKRLETRQRHPEEEAYERGPWQIGIVGMGRVGTGAYDTFRERFGDIILGIDFSATKVDAHLEQGRSVIEADVADPDFWRRLPMPDGTLKLLVLTLPSLEAQLFIARQAREFGYAGEIAAVAFFDDEVEALRAAGVDTAFNIYGEAGSGLAAHVCDTVEFCVVPGRPPAA; translated from the coding sequence ATGGACCCCATCGTCATCACCCTTGCCTTCGGCCTCGGCTTTCTGGCCAGCCGTGTGGACCTGCCCCCGCTGGTCGGCTACCTCGTGGCCGGGCTGGCCCTGCATCTGCTGGGATTCGAACCCGGCCCCATGATCCAGACTCTTTCAGACATGGGCGTGACCCTGCTCCTGTTCACCATCGGCCTGAAACTCAAGGTTCGCAGTCTGCTCCGTCCCGAAGTCTGGGCCGGGGCCACCCTGCACATGGCCTTCACGGTCGCAATCTTCGGCGGCGCACTCTTCGCCCTCTCCACCACGGGCCTGACCCTGCTCTCCTCGCTCGACCTGCGCGCCGCCCTTGTCCTCGGTTTCGGACTCAGCTTTTCCAGCACGGTGTTCGCCGTGAAAATCCTCGAGGAAAGCAAACGCTCCGGCTCCCTGAACGGACGAACCGCCATCGGCGTGCTCATTGTTCAGGACATCGTGGCCGTGCTCTTTCTCACTGCGTCCACGGGCAAGCTCCCGTCCCTCTGGGCATTCGCCCTGCTCGCGGCCCTGCCCGTTGCCCGGCTGGTCTTCCTGCGACTGCTGGACCGCATGGGCCACGGTGAACTTCAGGTGCTGTTCGGCTTCTTCCTTGCGCTGGCAGCCGGAGCCGCCGCCTTTGACGCCGTGGGCCTCAAGCCCGATCTCGGCGCGCTGATCATGGGCATGCTCCTTGCTCCGCATCCCCGGGCCGGGGAAATGGCGGACTCGCTTCTGAACATCAAGGACCTGCTCCTTGTAGGCTTCTTTCTGGATATCGGCCTGTCCGGCCTGCCCGGCGCGTCCGGCTGGATCATGGCACTGGCTCTCGTCCTTGTCGTGCCGCTCAAGGCCGCGGGATTCCTCGCCCTGTTCACCCGCTTCCGGCTCAAGGCGCGCACCGCATTCATCACTTCGGCCAACCTCGCCAATTACAGCGAGTTCGGTCTGATCGTGTGCTCCCTGAGCGCCAGTGCGGGCTGGATCGACCGCGAATGGCTGGTCATCATGGCCATTGCCCTGTCTCTCTCCTTCATCACGGCCGCGCCCCTGAACCGCAATGCAGACCGTCTCTTTTCCGGTTGGCGCGACACGCTCAAACGGCTGGAAACCCGACAGCGCCATCCCGAAGAGGAAGCCTACGAGCGCGGCCCGTGGCAGATCGGCATCGTGGGCATGGGCCGCGTGGGCACCGGAGCCTACGACACCTTTCGCGAACGCTTCGGCGACATCATCCTCGGCATCGACTTCAGCGCAACCAAGGTGGATGCGCATCTGGAACAGGGCCGAAGCGTGATCGAGGCCGATGTTGCCGACCCGGATTTCTGGCGGCGGCTGCCCATGCCCGACGGCACGCTCAAGCTGCTCGTCCTGACCCTGCCCAGCCTCGAAGCCCAGCTCTTCATCGCACGACAGGCCCGGGAATTCGGCTATGCCGGAGAAATCGCAGCCGTGGCCTTTTTCGACGACGAGGTCGAAGCCCTGCGAGCCGCCGGGGTGGACACCGCCTTCAACATCTACGGCGAGGCCGGATCAGGGCTGGCCGCGCACGTCTGCGATACCGTGGAATTCTGCGTGGTTCCGGGAAGGCCTCCGGCGGCCTAA
- a CDS encoding pyridoxal phosphate-dependent aminotransferase, with protein sequence MSIECARVGGINLAQGVCDLPVPGPVLDGAKQGMDQGRNIYTRFDGLHPLRRAIADKVRRDSGMDVDPEGQIVVSAGATGAFYCACLALLDPGDEVVVFEPYYGYHVVTMRALGIRPVFVPLAQPDWTFTASDLENAVTDRTRALILNTPANPCGKVFTRSELELIADFAESHDLFVFTDEIYEHFLYDGREHVAPATLPGMARRTIAISGFSKVFAITGWRLGYAVCDPEWALPIGHFNDLVYVCAPAPLQMGAAAGLNELGPDYYASVAREHQKKRDLFCAVLCEIGLTPHVPQGAYYTLADISSLPGDTAKARAMHLLETTGVACVPGNAFYEGSQGEHLARFCFAKKMDVLKQACDNLRRLNRG encoded by the coding sequence ATGAGCATTGAATGTGCTCGCGTCGGCGGTATCAATCTGGCTCAGGGCGTGTGCGATCTGCCCGTGCCCGGTCCGGTTCTGGACGGGGCCAAACAGGGCATGGATCAGGGCCGAAACATCTATACCCGATTCGACGGACTTCATCCCCTGCGCCGGGCCATTGCGGACAAGGTGCGCCGCGATTCCGGCATGGACGTCGACCCGGAAGGCCAGATCGTGGTGTCGGCAGGGGCTACGGGCGCATTCTACTGCGCATGTCTTGCCCTGCTCGATCCCGGCGACGAGGTCGTGGTGTTCGAGCCATATTACGGCTACCACGTCGTGACCATGCGCGCCCTCGGCATTCGGCCCGTGTTCGTTCCCCTTGCCCAGCCGGACTGGACCTTTACCGCGTCCGATCTGGAAAACGCCGTGACCGATCGCACGCGTGCCCTGATTCTGAACACACCGGCCAATCCCTGCGGCAAGGTCTTTACCCGGTCCGAACTGGAACTCATTGCGGATTTTGCCGAGTCGCACGATCTGTTCGTGTTCACGGACGAAATCTACGAGCATTTCCTTTATGACGGTCGCGAGCATGTGGCCCCGGCAACCCTGCCCGGCATGGCCCGGCGCACCATTGCCATTTCCGGGTTCTCCAAGGTGTTTGCCATTACGGGCTGGCGGCTCGGCTATGCCGTGTGCGATCCGGAATGGGCGTTGCCCATCGGCCATTTCAACGATCTCGTCTACGTCTGCGCCCCGGCTCCGCTCCAGATGGGCGCGGCTGCCGGACTGAATGAACTCGGGCCGGACTACTATGCGTCCGTGGCGCGCGAGCATCAGAAAAAGCGTGATCTGTTCTGCGCCGTGCTGTGCGAGATCGGGTTGACTCCGCATGTGCCGCAGGGCGCCTACTATACGCTGGCCGACATATCCTCCCTGCCCGGAGACACGGCCAAGGCCCGGGCCATGCATCTGCTGGAAACCACCGGCGTGGCCTGCGTGCCGGGAAACGCCTTTTACGAGGGAAGTCAGGGCGAACATCTGGCCCGGTTCTGCTTTGCCAAGAAAATGGATGTGCTGAAACAGGCGTGCGACAACCTGAGGAGGTTGAATCGTGGATAA
- a CDS encoding potassium channel family protein, translating into MKTHRNSFIDIAYTHFVPCFFTGLVTLMVFVAPHSGWLVHKLGGSRLLTEAVLTPFNGLVVAGIVWLFHHHRDRRRPLGRITAPGPDSISARRKALLVGFLCGSLNIVLLISDIGILILTGLVSIVVLIHLRQFTRDVALMLRPHRRASWSEVAELLRIHMIMLCGFTLLNVTLDILHSTLGLPGTPFGFGSQGEMFINAIYYTVVTMTTLGYGDLTPHTLDAKVLASIQCLLGYVMLALTVGVITRGVVSDTQLDDADE; encoded by the coding sequence ATGAAAACGCACCGCAATTCCTTCATCGACATCGCCTATACGCATTTTGTTCCCTGTTTTTTCACGGGACTTGTCACGCTCATGGTCTTCGTGGCCCCGCATTCCGGCTGGCTCGTTCACAAGCTCGGCGGCAGTCGTCTGCTTACCGAGGCGGTGCTCACCCCGTTCAACGGACTGGTCGTTGCCGGAATCGTCTGGCTGTTCCACCACCACCGCGACCGCAGACGACCCCTCGGACGCATCACGGCACCGGGACCGGATTCGATCTCGGCACGCCGCAAGGCCCTGCTGGTCGGTTTTCTGTGCGGCTCCCTGAACATCGTGCTGCTCATCAGCGACATCGGCATCCTGATCCTGACCGGCCTCGTGTCCATCGTGGTTCTCATCCACCTGCGCCAGTTCACCCGGGACGTGGCGCTCATGCTCCGGCCTCACCGCCGCGCCTCGTGGTCCGAGGTGGCCGAACTCCTGCGCATCCACATGATCATGCTCTGCGGCTTCACCCTGCTCAACGTGACCCTCGACATCCTGCATTCCACCCTCGGCCTGCCCGGCACGCCGTTCGGATTCGGCTCGCAGGGCGAAATGTTCATCAACGCAATCTATTACACCGTGGTCACCATGACCACGCTGGGCTATGGCGACCTCACGCCCCATACCCTCGACGCCAAGGTGCTCGCCAGCATCCAGTGCCTGCTCGGCTACGTGATGCTGGCCCTGACCGTGGGCGTGATCACCCGGGGCGTGGTGTCCGACACGCAACTGGACGACGCGGACGAATAA
- a CDS encoding cytochrome c3 family protein, producing the protein MKKSFLISLMVAALVCAFALPNVMAGKEVPADMVLKAPEGMKAKKTPVQFSHGKHSAEYKIDCMTCHHKAKSEADIKGCAVAGCHDQPGKKEANTFYAAYHSKKSDASCVACHKKMKKGPKSCKECHPKNK; encoded by the coding sequence ATGAAAAAGTCTTTTCTGATCAGCCTCATGGTGGCCGCTCTGGTCTGCGCTTTCGCGCTGCCCAACGTGATGGCCGGCAAAGAGGTTCCCGCTGACATGGTGCTGAAGGCCCCCGAGGGCATGAAGGCCAAGAAAACCCCGGTGCAGTTTTCCCACGGAAAGCACTCCGCCGAGTACAAGATCGACTGTATGACCTGCCATCACAAGGCCAAGTCGGAAGCCGACATCAAGGGTTGCGCCGTTGCCGGCTGCCACGATCAGCCCGGCAAGAAGGAAGCCAACACCTTCTACGCTGCCTACCACAGCAAGAAGAGTGATGCTTCCTGCGTGGCTTGCCACAAGAAGATGAAGAAGGGACCCAAGTCCTGCAAGGAATGCCATCCCAAGAACAAATAG
- a CDS encoding cobalt-precorrin 5A hydrolase — protein MERIAIYALTRQGLDIAARLVPELNAEVEVFAPSRMASESVRGFDTLARAVADNFTRFDGHVFIAAAGIVVRTIAPLLKSKDVDPAVVVMDQVGRFAVSLISGHLGGANELAGTCARATNGQAVITTATDSAGLPSLDMLAKQAGLVIGNPGRVKAVNGALLDGKVVQVFDPARCLDADDARFFRRVRRFEWTAGEPGVWVSWETGCPDPDALRLYPPVLMLGVGCRRDVPAADILAHIRNVLDAAGLAEQSVAGLGSIEAKRDEPGLLEAAREMGVAPTFFDKETLDSVQAPNPSGAVMRNMGVGSVSEASALLLAGSRELLVEKTKTRTVTLAVARRRTC, from the coding sequence ATGGAACGTATTGCCATTTACGCCCTGACGCGGCAGGGGCTGGACATTGCCGCGCGACTCGTCCCGGAACTGAATGCCGAGGTCGAGGTGTTTGCTCCAAGCCGCATGGCCTCGGAATCCGTGCGCGGATTCGACACGTTGGCCCGGGCCGTGGCCGACAACTTCACCCGGTTCGACGGGCATGTGTTCATTGCGGCTGCGGGCATCGTGGTGCGGACCATTGCCCCGCTGCTCAAATCCAAGGACGTTGATCCGGCCGTGGTGGTCATGGATCAGGTCGGCAGGTTCGCGGTGAGCCTGATTTCCGGGCATCTGGGCGGAGCCAACGAACTGGCCGGGACCTGCGCCCGGGCAACGAACGGGCAGGCCGTGATCACCACGGCCACGGACAGTGCGGGGCTGCCGTCGCTGGACATGCTCGCCAAACAGGCCGGGCTGGTCATCGGCAATCCGGGGCGGGTCAAGGCCGTGAATGGTGCCCTGCTGGACGGCAAGGTCGTGCAGGTGTTCGACCCGGCACGGTGTCTGGACGCGGACGACGCGCGGTTCTTCCGTCGCGTGCGCCGATTCGAATGGACTGCGGGCGAACCCGGGGTGTGGGTGTCGTGGGAAACCGGCTGCCCGGACCCGGATGCGCTGCGTCTGTACCCGCCCGTACTCATGCTCGGAGTGGGATGCCGCAGGGATGTGCCCGCGGCCGACATTCTGGCGCACATCCGCAACGTGCTGGACGCGGCCGGGCTGGCCGAACAATCCGTGGCCGGGCTGGGGTCCATCGAGGCCAAGCGCGACGAGCCCGGACTGCTGGAAGCCGCCCGCGAAATGGGCGTTGCCCCGACATTTTTCGACAAGGAAACACTGGACTCGGTTCAGGCTCCGAATCCGTCCGGCGCGGTCATGCGCAACATGGGCGTGGGGTCCGTGTCCGAGGCCTCGGCCCTGCTGCTTGCCGGGAGCCGGGAGCTGCTGGTGGAAAAGACCAAGACCCGAACCGTCACCCTGGCCGTGGCAAGGAGAAGGACATGCTGA
- a CDS encoding DUF2867 domain-containing protein encodes MKSFRETFCLTVDCEPEKAWLPVVRIGGETGWHYADRLWRFRAALDRLFGGPGMRPGRRDPEELEPGDPVDFWRVVAVRPAEFLLLRAEARLPGEAWMHFTLSRENSATRMCLTSGFVPDGPAGILYWFAVRPLHSHIFRNMLLGAARATGCAVLSGPERNPVSDHVC; translated from the coding sequence GTGAAGTCCTTTCGGGAAACCTTTTGTCTGACCGTGGATTGCGAGCCGGAAAAGGCGTGGCTGCCCGTGGTGCGCATCGGCGGGGAAACCGGCTGGCATTACGCGGATCGGCTCTGGCGGTTCCGGGCTGCTCTGGACAGGCTGTTCGGCGGCCCGGGCATGCGGCCGGGACGGCGCGATCCCGAAGAGCTGGAACCCGGCGACCCTGTCGACTTCTGGCGCGTGGTTGCGGTGCGGCCTGCGGAATTTCTGCTGCTTCGGGCCGAGGCCCGGCTTCCGGGCGAGGCATGGATGCATTTCACCCTGTCCCGGGAAAACAGTGCAACCCGGATGTGCCTGACCTCGGGATTCGTGCCGGACGGACCTGCCGGAATTCTGTACTGGTTTGCGGTCAGACCGCTGCACTCCCACATTTTTCGCAACATGCTTCTGGGCGCGGCCCGAGCCACGGGATGTGCCGTGCTGTCCGGCCCGGAGCGCAACCCTGTTTCTGACCATGTCTGCTGA
- a CDS encoding KH domain-containing protein, protein MLREMIEYIAKSLVDNPDEVNVSEVEGEQTSVIELKVAKEDLGKVIGKQGRTARAMRTLLGAASTKARKRAVLEILE, encoded by the coding sequence ATGCTGAGAGAAATGATCGAGTACATTGCCAAGTCCCTGGTAGACAACCCGGACGAAGTGAACGTTTCCGAGGTCGAGGGCGAACAGACTTCTGTCATCGAACTGAAGGTGGCGAAAGAGGATCTGGGCAAGGTGATCGGCAAACAGGGCCGTACGGCCCGCGCCATGCGCACCCTGCTCGGAGCCGCGTCCACCAAGGCGCGCAAACGCGCCGTGCTCGAAATTCTGGAGTAG
- the cobJ gene encoding precorrin-3B C(17)-methyltransferase has product MLSAVSLGPGSPDLLAPLARTVLERADVIVGYGKYIELVPSELLEGKEVFSTGMMGEVERSQKAVEHARQGRRVAVVCSGDAGIYAMAGLLLEILEAEDLLDSVPFEVVPGIPAFNAAAALLGAPLMHDFACVSLSDLLTPWEVIEKRVRLAAEADFVIAIYNPRSRKRADHLETALNAIREHRGPDTPVGVVRNAYREGQEVFSCTLGTLDPGRVDMLTVLVVGNSATRAVGGKILTPRGYHAKYDLSR; this is encoded by the coding sequence ATGCTGAGTGCCGTGAGCCTTGGGCCGGGAAGTCCGGACCTGCTCGCCCCTCTGGCGCGCACCGTGCTGGAGCGCGCCGACGTGATTGTGGGATACGGGAAATACATTGAACTGGTGCCGTCCGAACTGCTTGAGGGAAAGGAGGTCTTTTCCACGGGCATGATGGGCGAGGTGGAACGTTCGCAAAAGGCCGTGGAGCATGCGCGGCAGGGCAGACGCGTGGCCGTGGTGTGCAGCGGGGACGCGGGCATCTACGCCATGGCCGGACTGCTTCTGGAGATTCTGGAAGCCGAGGACCTGCTTGATTCCGTGCCGTTCGAGGTGGTGCCCGGCATTCCCGCGTTCAATGCGGCGGCGGCTTTGCTCGGTGCGCCCCTGATGCATGATTTCGCCTGCGTGAGCCTGAGCGACCTGCTCACTCCGTGGGAGGTGATCGAGAAGCGCGTTCGGCTTGCTGCCGAGGCGGATTTCGTGATCGCCATCTACAATCCGCGTTCGCGGAAGCGGGCCGACCATCTGGAAACCGCGCTGAACGCGATCCGGGAGCATCGCGGGCCGGACACGCCGGTTGGTGTGGTGCGCAACGCGTATCGCGAGGGACAGGAGGTTTTTTCCTGCACGCTGGGCACGCTCGATCCAGGGCGCGTGGACATGCTGACCGTGCTCGTGGTGGGCAACTCGGCCACCCGCGCTGTTGGCGGAAAAATCCTTACCCCGCGCGGGTATCACGCCAAATACGATTTGTCGCGGTAG
- the cbiD gene encoding cobalt-precorrin-5B (C(1))-methyltransferase CbiD, with protein sequence MSAEYRTDLRTGYTTGTCASAAALAALLQLQTGNCPESLRVPLPQGDHLDIPIVRCEPDGAGVRATVVKDGGDDPDATHGADIQAVVTVEPGSAPLEIRVDGGRGVGRATLPGLPVAVGDAAINPVPLQQIRETVAQGAREIGLETGHILVLVEVPNGEAIARRTLNPRLGIVGGISILGTQGIVKPYSHDSWKASIAEALDVARAQGLDHAVFTTGRRSERLYQATFPETPGLAMIQAADFFSFSMQAALERGFTEVAWSVFFGKLVKQAQGLPYTHARTYPVDFDRLAEWSAQAGVAPERLPEIRGANTARQVLAMLEQDPALPNLLDSLALMAIGAAESFADNRIRVSYAVFDFDDRLLCRCPARPRAEIA encoded by the coding sequence ATGTCTGCTGAATACCGGACCGATCTTCGCACCGGATACACCACCGGAACCTGTGCCTCTGCCGCCGCGCTTGCCGCGTTGCTGCAATTGCAGACCGGAAACTGTCCGGAAAGCCTGCGCGTGCCTCTGCCGCAAGGCGATCATCTGGACATTCCGATTGTCCGGTGCGAGCCGGACGGCGCAGGCGTTCGCGCCACCGTGGTCAAGGACGGGGGCGACGATCCGGATGCGACGCACGGCGCGGACATTCAGGCCGTGGTGACCGTGGAACCGGGAAGCGCGCCGCTGGAAATCCGTGTGGACGGCGGCCGGGGCGTGGGCCGGGCCACGCTGCCGGGGCTGCCCGTGGCCGTGGGCGATGCCGCCATCAACCCGGTTCCCCTGCAACAGATTCGGGAGACCGTGGCGCAGGGCGCACGGGAAATAGGACTGGAAACCGGGCACATTCTCGTGCTGGTGGAGGTGCCGAACGGCGAAGCCATTGCGCGCAGAACGCTGAATCCGCGTCTGGGCATTGTGGGCGGCATTTCCATTCTGGGCACGCAGGGCATTGTGAAGCCGTATTCCCACGACTCGTGGAAGGCGTCCATTGCCGAGGCGCTGGACGTGGCTCGGGCGCAGGGACTGGACCATGCCGTGTTCACCACGGGCCGTCGGTCCGAACGGTTGTATCAGGCGACCTTTCCCGAAACCCCGGGCCTTGCCATGATTCAGGCGGCAGACTTCTTTTCCTTTTCCATGCAGGCCGCCTTGGAGCGCGGATTCACCGAGGTTGCGTGGTCCGTGTTCTTTGGCAAGCTGGTCAAGCAGGCGCAGGGATTGCCCTACACCCACGCCCGCACCTATCCCGTGGACTTCGATCGGCTGGCCGAATGGAGCGCGCAGGCCGGTGTCGCCCCGGAACGGCTGCCGGAAATCCGGGGCGCAAACACGGCCCGGCAGGTGCTGGCCATGCTGGAGCAGGACCCGGCCCTGCCGAATCTGCTGGACAGCCTTGCCCTCATGGCGATTGGCGCAGCGGAATCCTTTGCCGACAACCGCATTCGCGTGAGCTACGCGGTGTTCGATTTCGACGACCGCCTGCTTTGTCGTTGCCCGGCGAGGCCCCGCGCGGAGATTGCATAG
- the rimM gene encoding ribosome maturation factor RimM (Essential for efficient processing of 16S rRNA): MAASHAADPFICVGEVVKPHGIRGEFCILCHADSPTFFDGLDTIFLRSGKARPRAYETESWRRHNSRVLLKLRGVDDRDRAEALRGMELLVRKSVLPEIDESVYLYELDGCAVLLEDGSPVGEFQGFIEAGGQEVWIIRSTEGREILLPAVPEFVLDIDPDERRIVIAPPEGLLDLYAEEQTDPRDETQARPRTVTKAGPKSRSGAASRERSRSKKPSAPKRSPRK; this comes from the coding sequence ATGGCTGCCTCTCATGCCGCCGACCCATTCATTTGCGTCGGCGAGGTGGTCAAGCCGCACGGAATTCGCGGGGAGTTCTGCATCCTTTGCCATGCGGACTCCCCGACTTTTTTTGACGGGCTTGACACCATCTTTTTGCGGTCGGGCAAGGCCCGGCCAAGGGCATACGAAACGGAATCCTGGCGCAGACACAATTCCCGCGTGCTGCTGAAGCTTCGCGGCGTGGACGATCGAGACCGCGCCGAGGCGCTTCGCGGCATGGAATTGCTCGTGCGCAAGTCCGTGCTGCCCGAAATCGACGAGAGTGTGTACCTGTACGAACTGGACGGGTGCGCGGTCCTGCTCGAGGATGGATCGCCCGTGGGCGAGTTCCAGGGCTTCATCGAGGCCGGTGGACAGGAAGTCTGGATCATCCGGTCGACCGAGGGCCGGGAAATCCTGCTGCCTGCCGTGCCCGAGTTCGTGCTGGACATCGACCCGGACGAAAGGCGCATCGTGATCGCTCCGCCCGAAGGTCTGCTGGACCTCTATGCCGAGGAACAGACCGACCCCCGGGACGAGACGCAAGCCCGGCCTCGCACCGTGACCAAGGCCGGGCCGAAATCCCGATCCGGGGCTGCATCCCGGGAAAGGTCGCGGTCGAAAAAGCCTTCCGCCCCGAAACGTTCCCCCCGGAAGTAG
- the ffh gene encoding signal recognition particle protein — protein sequence MFESLQDRLTNAFSKFKGQKRLDENNVKEGLREVRLALLEADVNFKVVKQFTDGIRDRALGEDVLKGLDPGQQVVKIVHEELIELLGGEQVGVDVSADPLKIMMVGLQGSGKTTTSGKLALFLRKNNGKKPYLVPADVYRPAAIDQLQTLGRQLDVPVYPSTPDMNPVDICRNALQDAQERGCDLILFDTAGRLHIDQPLMDELVNIKEACAPQEILFVADAMTGQDAVTVADSFNERLDVTGVVLTKMDGDARGGAALSIKSVTGKSVKFVGMGEKLSELELFHPDRIASRILGMGDMLTLIEKAQTAIDEDEAKDMADKMAKAEFDLEDFRSQMRKLKKLGSMEGLLKMIPGMGQVMKQLGDASLPEDEMNRTEAIINSMTMHERRRPDVINQSRKERIARGSGVTVKDVNGLLKNFGQMRGVMQQMLGGGKAKKKKKGLFGGLPKLPGLGGGMPGMDAMPGAGGMPGMPGMPGMPGMEGGEDAQARRGLTKKQLKERKKKKLGKKQRRKKKK from the coding sequence TTGTTCGAAAGCCTTCAGGATCGACTGACAAATGCCTTCAGCAAGTTCAAGGGACAGAAGCGCCTTGATGAAAACAACGTCAAGGAAGGCTTGCGCGAAGTGCGGCTCGCACTGCTCGAGGCGGACGTCAATTTCAAGGTTGTCAAGCAGTTTACCGATGGTATCAGGGATCGCGCCCTGGGCGAGGACGTGCTCAAGGGGCTGGACCCCGGGCAGCAGGTCGTCAAGATCGTTCACGAGGAGCTGATCGAGCTTCTGGGTGGCGAACAGGTCGGCGTGGACGTTTCCGCTGATCCCCTGAAGATCATGATGGTCGGTTTGCAGGGCTCGGGCAAGACCACCACGTCGGGCAAGCTTGCCCTGTTTCTGCGCAAGAACAACGGCAAGAAGCCGTATCTGGTCCCTGCGGACGTATACCGTCCCGCAGCCATCGACCAGTTGCAGACCCTGGGCCGTCAGCTCGACGTGCCCGTGTATCCGTCCACCCCGGACATGAATCCCGTGGACATCTGCCGGAATGCGCTTCAGGACGCGCAGGAACGCGGGTGCGACCTGATTCTGTTCGACACTGCGGGTCGTCTGCACATCGACCAGCCGCTCATGGATGAGCTGGTCAACATCAAGGAGGCGTGCGCGCCTCAGGAAATTCTGTTCGTGGCCGATGCCATGACCGGTCAGGATGCCGTGACCGTTGCCGACAGCTTCAACGAGCGGCTTGACGTGACCGGCGTGGTTCTGACCAAGATGGACGGCGACGCCCGAGGCGGCGCAGCCCTGTCCATCAAGTCCGTGACCGGCAAGTCCGTCAAGTTCGTGGGCATGGGCGAAAAGTTGTCCGAACTGGAGCTCTTCCATCCGGACCGCATTGCCTCCCGCATTCTCGGCATGGGCGACATGCTCACCCTCATCGAAAAGGCGCAGACCGCCATCGACGAGGACGAGGCCAAGGACATGGCCGACAAGATGGCCAAGGCCGAATTCGACCTCGAGGACTTCCGCTCCCAGATGCGCAAGCTGAAGAAGCTGGGCAGCATGGAAGGGTTGCTCAAGATGATCCCGGGCATGGGCCAGGTCATGAAGCAGCTCGGGGACGCGTCCCTGCCCGAGGACGAGATGAATCGCACCGAGGCGATCATCAATTCCATGACCATGCACGAGCGGCGGCGTCCGGACGTGATCAACCAGAGCCGCAAGGAGCGCATTGCGCGCGGCTCGGGCGTCACGGTCAAGGACGTGAACGGACTGCTCAAGAATTTCGGCCAGATGCGCGGCGTCATGCAGCAGATGCTTGGCGGCGGCAAGGCCAAGAAAAAGAAGAAGGGGCTGTTCGGCGGCCTTCCCAAGCTGCCCGGTCTGGGCGGCGGCATGCCCGGCATGGATGCCATGCCCGGCGCGGGCGGAATGCCCGGGATGCCCGGAATGCCCGGGATGCCGGGAATGGAAGGCGGTGAGGACGCCCAGGCGCGGCGCGGATTGACCAAGAAGCAGCTCAAGGAGCGCAAGAAAAAGAAGCTTGGCAAAAAGCAGCGCCGCAAGAAAAAGAAGTAG
- a CDS encoding TraR/DksA family transcriptional regulator has protein sequence MDKHTRKEFKARALNEIENLRQEIPRLKEQLKPVAPDNAIGRLSRMDTIVNQSVVEVQLGKARTRLLRLEEAVRRAEDDPDFGLCEDCGEPIPLARLMAMPETALCVHCAE, from the coding sequence GTGGATAAGCATACTCGCAAGGAGTTCAAGGCCCGCGCCCTGAACGAGATCGAAAATCTGCGGCAGGAAATCCCGAGACTCAAGGAACAGCTCAAGCCCGTGGCACCGGACAATGCCATCGGCAGGCTGTCGCGCATGGACACCATCGTGAATCAGTCCGTGGTCGAAGTTCAGCTCGGCAAGGCGCGCACGCGGTTGCTGCGGCTTGAAGAGGCCGTGCGTCGGGCCGAGGATGATCCGGATTTCGGGTTGTGCGAAGACTGCGGCGAGCCCATCCCGTTGGCACGGCTCATGGCCATGCCCGAAACCGCGCTGTGCGTGCATTGTGCCGAGTAG
- the rpsP gene encoding 30S ribosomal protein S16, whose translation MAMKIRLTRMGSKKRPFYRVVALDSATRRDGRPIEYLGHYNPMVEPAEIKLDSEKIEKWLKQGAQPSNTVRSLLKKAGL comes from the coding sequence ATGGCTATGAAAATCAGACTCACCCGGATGGGTTCCAAGAAGCGTCCCTTCTACCGCGTCGTGGCTCTCGACAGCGCCACCCGCCGTGACGGACGCCCCATCGAATACCTTGGACACTACAATCCTATGGTGGAGCCTGCGGAAATCAAGCTCGACAGCGAAAAGATCGAGAAGTGGCTGAAACAGGGCGCCCAGCCGAGCAACACCGTTCGCTCCCTGTTGAAGAAAGCCGGGCTGTAG